In a genomic window of Epinephelus lanceolatus isolate andai-2023 chromosome 3, ASM4190304v1, whole genome shotgun sequence:
- the LOC117255380 gene encoding mechanosensitive cation channel TMEM63B-like isoform X1: MTTLGSSQACSGQDNCSAHSESRDYCYSARIRSTVLQGLPFGGVPTVLALDFMCFLVLLFVFSILRKVAWDYGRLALVTDADRLKKRFSDLEEREYVASAMHSETPDRYERLTSVSSSVDFDQRDNGFCSWLTAIFRIKDEEIREKCGEDAVHYLSFQRHIIGLLVVVGVLSVGIVLPVNFSGDLLENNAYSFGRTTIANLKSGTNLLWLHTSFAFMYLLLTVYSMRRHTSKMHYKEDDLVKRTLFINGISKYAEESQIKQHFEQAYENCTVLEARICYNVAKLMSLNAERKKTERSKKFFTDLMAKEHVPTMINPKPCGHLCCCAIAGCEEEEAVSYYTKREAKLKEEYRKEKEKVHTKPLGMAFVTFQNEAMTAIILKDFNACQVQGCRCRQEPRSSQFSEVLHVHNWSVSYAPDPQNIRWEHLSLGGISWWIRCFIINCILFLLLFFLTTPAIIISTMDKFNVTKPVEYLNNPIITQFFPTLLLWAFSALLPTIVYYSAFFEAHWTRSGENRTTMHKCYTFLIFMVLLLPSLGLSSLDVFFRWLFDKKFLADASVRFECVFLPDNGAFFVNYVIASAFIGNAMDLLRIPGLLMYMIRLCLARSAADRRNVKRHQAYEFQFGAAYAWMMNVFTVVMAYSITCPIIVPFGLMYMLLKHLVDRYNMYYAYLPSKLDKKIHSGAVTQVVAAPILCLFWLLFFSTMRTGFETPTSMFTLVVLIVTIVVCLSHVCFGHFKYLSAHNYKIDTKENDVDAVENGRPARPSSSPTTKSQQQQQQQQQQQQMYIAQVLQDPNSDEPGGGSGEEDRGSSQDEEMLNGGNSINEADFQSGEDSLIANEVHQ, from the exons ATGACGACATTAGGCAGCAGCCAGGCGTGCAGCGGCCAGGACAACTGCTCCGCCCACAGCGAGTCCAGAGACTACTGCTACTCGGCTCGCATCCGCAGCACGGTGCTGCAGGGGCTTCCGTTCGGAGGAGTGCCCACTGTGCTCGCCCTCGACTTCATGTGCTTCCTG GTGCTGCTCTTCGTTTTTTCCATTCTACGTAAGGTTGCGTGGGACTATGGCCGCCTGGCGCTGGTCACTGACGCCGACAG ACTGAAGAAGCGTTTCAGCGACCTGGAGGAGCGGGAATA CGTTGCCTCGGCGATGCACTCGGAGACACCCGACCGTTACGAACGCCTCACCTCCGTCTCCTCCTCTGTTGACTTCGACCAGAGAGACAAC GGTTTCTGCTCGTGGCTGACGGCCATCTTCAGAATAAA GGATGAAGAGATTAGGGAGAAGTGTGGCGAGGATGCTGTTCACTACCTGTCCTTCCAGCGTCACATCATCGGCCTGCTGGTCGTGGTCGGCGTCCTCTCCGTGGGCATCGTCTTGCCTGTGAACTTCTCCGGAGACCTGCTCG AAAACAACGCCTACAGCTTTGGACGCACCACGATAGCCAACCTCAAGTCTGG GACGAATCTGTTGTGGCTGCACACTTCGTTTGCCTTCATGTATCTGCTGCTGACCGTCTACAGCATGAGGAGACACACGTCCAAGATGCACTACAAGGAGGACGACCTG GTGAAGCGCACTTTATTCATTAACGGCATCTCTAAATACGCTGAGGAGAGTCAGATCAAACAGCACTTTGA aCAGGCGTATGAGAACTGCACGGTGCTGGAGGCTCGGATCTGCTACAACGTGGCCAAACTTATGTCTCTGAACGCAGAGAG GAAGAAGACGGAGCGCAGTAAGAAGTTTTTCACTGACCTGATGGCGAAGGAACACGTTCCCACCATGATAAACCCCAAACCCTGCGGACACCTCTGCTGCTGCGCCATCGCCGGCTGCGAGGAG GAAGAGGCGGTCAGCTACTACACCAAGAGGGAGGCCAAGCTGAAGGAGGAGTAcaggaaggagaaggagaaggtcCACACCAAACCTCTGGGCATGGCCTTCGTCACCTTCCAGAACGAGGCCATGACCGCCAT TATTTTGAAGGACTTTAACGCCTGTCAGGTTCAGGGATGTCGGTGTCGTCAGGAGCCACGATCCTCTCAGTTCAGCGAAGTTCTTCATGTTCACAACTGGAGCGTTTCATACGCACCCGACCCACAAAACATCCGCTG GGAGCATCTGTCACTCGGTGGGATCTCCTGGTGGATCCGCTGCTTCATCATCAACtgcatcctcttcctcctgctcttcTTCCTCACCACACCCGCCATCATCATCTCCACCATGGACAAGTTCAACGTCACCAAGCCTGTGGAGTATCTCAAT AATCCCATCATCACTCAGTTCTTCCCCACTCTGCTGCTCTGGGctttctctgctctgctgcccACCATCGTCTACTACTCTGCCTTCTTCGAGGCTCACTGGACCAG GTCTGGAGAAAACAGGACGACAATGCATAAGTGTTACACCTTCCTGATCTTCATGGTTCTGCTGCTGCCGTCTCTGGGACTCAGCag CCTGGATGTTTTCTTCCGCTGGCTCTTTGATAAGAAGTTCCTGGCTGATGCTAGTGTCAGATTTGA GTGCGTCTTCCTGCCAGATAACGGAGCGTTCTTCGTCAACTATGTCATCGCCTCTGCGTTCATTGGGAACGCCATGGACCTGCTGAGGATCCCCGGTCTGCTCATGTACATGATTCGGCTGTGCCTGGCTCGCTCCGCTGCCGACCGCCGCAACGTCAAGAGG CACCAGGCCTATGAGTTTCAGTTTGGAGCGGCGTACGCTTGGATGATGAACGTCTTCACGGTGGTGATGGCCTATAGCATCACCTGCCCCATCATCGTCCCCTTCG GTCTGATGTACATGCTGCTGAAACACCTGGTGGACAGATACAACATGTACTATGCTTACCTGCCCTCCAAACTGGACAAGAAGATCCACTCGGGAGCCGTCACCCAGGTGGTGGCAGCTCCCATCCTCTGCCTCTTCTGGCTGCTTTTCTTCTCCACTATGCGCACAG GTTTTGAGACGCCGACCTCCATGTTCACTCTGGTGGTGCTGATCGTCACCATCgtggtctgtctgtctcacgtCTGCTTCGGACACTTCAAGTACCTCAGCGCTCACAACTACAAG ATCGACACCAAGGAGAATGACGTGGACGCTGTCGAGAATGGACGTCCAGCTCGTCCGTCGTCCTCCCCCACTACCAAATCTCAG
- the LOC117255380 gene encoding mechanosensitive cation channel TMEM63B-like isoform X2: MTTLGSSQACSGQDNCSAHSESRDYCYSARIRSTVLQGLPFGGVPTVLALDFMCFLVLLFVFSILRKVAWDYGRLALVTDADSVASAMHSETPDRYERLTSVSSSVDFDQRDNGFCSWLTAIFRIKDEEIREKCGEDAVHYLSFQRHIIGLLVVVGVLSVGIVLPVNFSGDLLENNAYSFGRTTIANLKSGTNLLWLHTSFAFMYLLLTVYSMRRHTSKMHYKEDDLVKRTLFINGISKYAEESQIKQHFEQAYENCTVLEARICYNVAKLMSLNAERKKTERSKKFFTDLMAKEHVPTMINPKPCGHLCCCAIAGCEEEEAVSYYTKREAKLKEEYRKEKEKVHTKPLGMAFVTFQNEAMTAIILKDFNACQVQGCRCRQEPRSSQFSEVLHVHNWSVSYAPDPQNIRWEHLSLGGISWWIRCFIINCILFLLLFFLTTPAIIISTMDKFNVTKPVEYLNNPIITQFFPTLLLWAFSALLPTIVYYSAFFEAHWTRSGENRTTMHKCYTFLIFMVLLLPSLGLSSLDVFFRWLFDKKFLADASVRFECVFLPDNGAFFVNYVIASAFIGNAMDLLRIPGLLMYMIRLCLARSAADRRNVKRHQAYEFQFGAAYAWMMNVFTVVMAYSITCPIIVPFGLMYMLLKHLVDRYNMYYAYLPSKLDKKIHSGAVTQVVAAPILCLFWLLFFSTMRTGFETPTSMFTLVVLIVTIVVCLSHVCFGHFKYLSAHNYKIDTKENDVDAVENGRPARPSSSPTTKSQQQQQQQQQQQQMYIAQVLQDPNSDEPGGGSGEEDRGSSQDEEMLNGGNSINEADFQSGEDSLIANEVHQ; this comes from the exons ATGACGACATTAGGCAGCAGCCAGGCGTGCAGCGGCCAGGACAACTGCTCCGCCCACAGCGAGTCCAGAGACTACTGCTACTCGGCTCGCATCCGCAGCACGGTGCTGCAGGGGCTTCCGTTCGGAGGAGTGCCCACTGTGCTCGCCCTCGACTTCATGTGCTTCCTG GTGCTGCTCTTCGTTTTTTCCATTCTACGTAAGGTTGCGTGGGACTATGGCCGCCTGGCGCTGGTCACTGACGCCGACAG CGTTGCCTCGGCGATGCACTCGGAGACACCCGACCGTTACGAACGCCTCACCTCCGTCTCCTCCTCTGTTGACTTCGACCAGAGAGACAAC GGTTTCTGCTCGTGGCTGACGGCCATCTTCAGAATAAA GGATGAAGAGATTAGGGAGAAGTGTGGCGAGGATGCTGTTCACTACCTGTCCTTCCAGCGTCACATCATCGGCCTGCTGGTCGTGGTCGGCGTCCTCTCCGTGGGCATCGTCTTGCCTGTGAACTTCTCCGGAGACCTGCTCG AAAACAACGCCTACAGCTTTGGACGCACCACGATAGCCAACCTCAAGTCTGG GACGAATCTGTTGTGGCTGCACACTTCGTTTGCCTTCATGTATCTGCTGCTGACCGTCTACAGCATGAGGAGACACACGTCCAAGATGCACTACAAGGAGGACGACCTG GTGAAGCGCACTTTATTCATTAACGGCATCTCTAAATACGCTGAGGAGAGTCAGATCAAACAGCACTTTGA aCAGGCGTATGAGAACTGCACGGTGCTGGAGGCTCGGATCTGCTACAACGTGGCCAAACTTATGTCTCTGAACGCAGAGAG GAAGAAGACGGAGCGCAGTAAGAAGTTTTTCACTGACCTGATGGCGAAGGAACACGTTCCCACCATGATAAACCCCAAACCCTGCGGACACCTCTGCTGCTGCGCCATCGCCGGCTGCGAGGAG GAAGAGGCGGTCAGCTACTACACCAAGAGGGAGGCCAAGCTGAAGGAGGAGTAcaggaaggagaaggagaaggtcCACACCAAACCTCTGGGCATGGCCTTCGTCACCTTCCAGAACGAGGCCATGACCGCCAT TATTTTGAAGGACTTTAACGCCTGTCAGGTTCAGGGATGTCGGTGTCGTCAGGAGCCACGATCCTCTCAGTTCAGCGAAGTTCTTCATGTTCACAACTGGAGCGTTTCATACGCACCCGACCCACAAAACATCCGCTG GGAGCATCTGTCACTCGGTGGGATCTCCTGGTGGATCCGCTGCTTCATCATCAACtgcatcctcttcctcctgctcttcTTCCTCACCACACCCGCCATCATCATCTCCACCATGGACAAGTTCAACGTCACCAAGCCTGTGGAGTATCTCAAT AATCCCATCATCACTCAGTTCTTCCCCACTCTGCTGCTCTGGGctttctctgctctgctgcccACCATCGTCTACTACTCTGCCTTCTTCGAGGCTCACTGGACCAG GTCTGGAGAAAACAGGACGACAATGCATAAGTGTTACACCTTCCTGATCTTCATGGTTCTGCTGCTGCCGTCTCTGGGACTCAGCag CCTGGATGTTTTCTTCCGCTGGCTCTTTGATAAGAAGTTCCTGGCTGATGCTAGTGTCAGATTTGA GTGCGTCTTCCTGCCAGATAACGGAGCGTTCTTCGTCAACTATGTCATCGCCTCTGCGTTCATTGGGAACGCCATGGACCTGCTGAGGATCCCCGGTCTGCTCATGTACATGATTCGGCTGTGCCTGGCTCGCTCCGCTGCCGACCGCCGCAACGTCAAGAGG CACCAGGCCTATGAGTTTCAGTTTGGAGCGGCGTACGCTTGGATGATGAACGTCTTCACGGTGGTGATGGCCTATAGCATCACCTGCCCCATCATCGTCCCCTTCG GTCTGATGTACATGCTGCTGAAACACCTGGTGGACAGATACAACATGTACTATGCTTACCTGCCCTCCAAACTGGACAAGAAGATCCACTCGGGAGCCGTCACCCAGGTGGTGGCAGCTCCCATCCTCTGCCTCTTCTGGCTGCTTTTCTTCTCCACTATGCGCACAG GTTTTGAGACGCCGACCTCCATGTTCACTCTGGTGGTGCTGATCGTCACCATCgtggtctgtctgtctcacgtCTGCTTCGGACACTTCAAGTACCTCAGCGCTCACAACTACAAG ATCGACACCAAGGAGAATGACGTGGACGCTGTCGAGAATGGACGTCCAGCTCGTCCGTCGTCCTCCCCCACTACCAAATCTCAG